The genomic stretch TATCACAACATTTGCTAGTTACATTGGCTGGCTTGAACAATATTTATTTCCCTCCAAAATAGGAAAAACTAAAGAGCTTCTAAAATCACTTCGACCTAAAAAATTTAGTGCTGAGGGTGATATTGAACGTGATGAAAGGATTATCGATCACCTTAATAAAGACTCAGCATATACAGGCATAGAATCTGATGATTATGATGATGTGGGGAAATACAAGTCACTAACTCGGATTCAAATTATTCGAATATTAGATGTCATTAGACCTGATTCATCTGACAATCCTTGGGTGGGTGTAGATGCCCGTTACCGTAATCAATTAATTATCAACATGCTCGAGGCTATAGGAAATCGACGCGGCGAGCTAGCGCGGATTAGGATTCAGGATATAAAAACAAGTACCAAGAATGGGCGAAGATATCTATCAATTAGAAAAAATAGTGATTTAAACGACAAACGTGCAGACACTCCATCAGCCAAAACTCTGGGTCGACTAGTTCCTATAGATAGCCGCCTATCAGAAATGATTGATAATTATATTATTAATCATCGCAGTAATATCCAAGACGTGGGAAAAATACCTTATTTGTTTGTTACTCATCACCACCGAGTAAAAAAACCGAATGCACTCTCTATGGGTGCTGTAAATAAAATATGTAGGCAAGTGTCTAAAGTTGTTGGTTTCCGTGTACATCCACATGCATTTAGGCATTCATGGAATGACCGGTTCAGTGATAATGCTGATCGTAGAATTAAAGAGGGAAAAGTTACCCATGCTAAGTCTGAAAGTGACCGTCAAAAATTAATGGGTTGGCGCGAAGGGTCAGATTCGGGTAAAAAATACAGTATGAGACATGATGATGAGCGCGCCATTTTGACAGGTCTTGAACTCCAAGAAAAAAACAGTACAGAAATTATGAGTATTGTAGGTGCCTATGATGAAGATATTCCGATGTAAAAAGAGGTTATGACAACGTGTCCGCTCAAGATTTAAAATTAC from Moritella marina ATCC 15381 encodes the following:
- a CDS encoding site-specific integrase, whose protein sequence is MNVKKFKFNSGESYSILMGDNGLPMDYPNLFMTINHRNASDATSTCHANFEHIKYLYEICTFLNIDIEERCKRGDFVLRAELETLIKWAKRTVPSFREHVARNKGKNIVEFTPRRNKLESARQIIVVEDEKDISSHTSYNRITTFASYIGWLEQYLFPSKIGKTKELLKSLRPKKFSAEGDIERDERIIDHLNKDSAYTGIESDDYDDVGKYKSLTRIQIIRILDVIRPDSSDNPWVGVDARYRNQLIINMLEAIGNRRGELARIRIQDIKTSTKNGRRYLSIRKNSDLNDKRADTPSAKTLGRLVPIDSRLSEMIDNYIINHRSNIQDVGKIPYLFVTHHHRVKKPNALSMGAVNKICRQVSKVVGFRVHPHAFRHSWNDRFSDNADRRIKEGKVTHAKSESDRQKLMGWREGSDSGKKYSMRHDDERAILTGLELQEKNSTEIMSIVGAYDEDIPM